A DNA window from Christiangramia salexigens contains the following coding sequences:
- a CDS encoding BCCT family transporter encodes MNNSLLKLFNNTVFIISSLILVLSSAIIFLFTDYFYALIETVSISVREHFGTFYLWLGLICVLFLLILSFSKYGKIKLGKTKPEFDRISWIAMLYSAGMGAGILLRAVQEPVYMYFNPPIKTGSAPEIVSLEYTFYQWGFTAWAFYGVFAVVIGYSIFVEKADIRLSSGYSAFKKIKFFPEFIDTLTILTTVIGVVAAIGLGTTQIEGGISHLLSREPGTLMPNLILVFLICSLAFISAWAGVSKGIKRISNWNILIAVLLMCFVFVTGDISKILLNFSNSFYHYIVDFVPLSLAIGKYDPGVQFLTDWTYYYWAFWLAWAPFTGIFIARISKGRTLREMILGVLLIPSLGSFFWFSVFGTSAFDMINGWSSYNDEFGNVFTSMFVFFESFAFPDITSIVVILLLISFLVTSVDSAIFVLSMFTDKGKQEPSRIYRLAWAILLFLFCEAIIVLGQVQQGSNVLTAMQKFLIITSLPFAFLTVFLLAITVRKLTKKPFI; translated from the coding sequence TTGAACAATTCTCTCCTTAAGCTATTTAACAATACCGTCTTTATCATCTCATCACTTATACTTGTGTTGAGTTCTGCGATCATATTTCTATTTACCGATTATTTCTATGCCTTGATTGAGACTGTTTCCATAAGTGTAAGGGAGCATTTTGGAACTTTCTATCTCTGGTTAGGATTAATTTGTGTACTCTTCCTTTTAATTCTGTCATTTTCGAAATACGGAAAAATAAAACTTGGCAAGACAAAACCTGAGTTCGATAGAATTTCCTGGATCGCAATGTTATACAGTGCCGGGATGGGGGCAGGTATATTATTAAGAGCAGTACAAGAGCCTGTTTACATGTATTTTAACCCACCAATTAAAACCGGAAGCGCTCCCGAAATCGTATCACTTGAGTATACATTTTACCAGTGGGGTTTTACAGCCTGGGCTTTTTATGGTGTTTTTGCAGTGGTAATCGGTTATTCAATATTTGTTGAAAAAGCTGATATCAGGCTGAGTTCAGGATATTCAGCATTTAAGAAAATCAAATTTTTTCCGGAGTTTATTGACACCCTTACAATCCTAACCACCGTAATCGGGGTTGTTGCAGCCATAGGATTAGGCACGACCCAAATAGAAGGAGGTATTAGTCATTTGCTATCCCGGGAACCCGGCACCCTGATGCCTAATCTAATCCTAGTATTTCTTATATGCTCCCTTGCTTTTATTTCAGCTTGGGCAGGAGTAAGCAAAGGAATTAAAAGGATCTCAAACTGGAACATTTTGATAGCTGTCCTGCTTATGTGCTTTGTTTTTGTAACCGGAGATATATCCAAAATATTACTGAATTTCTCTAATTCCTTTTATCACTATATAGTGGACTTCGTCCCATTAAGCCTGGCCATTGGAAAATATGATCCCGGGGTCCAATTCCTAACAGATTGGACATATTATTATTGGGCATTTTGGCTTGCCTGGGCCCCGTTCACAGGAATCTTTATCGCAAGGATCTCAAAGGGGCGAACACTTAGGGAAATGATCCTTGGCGTCCTGCTTATTCCTTCCCTGGGCAGTTTTTTCTGGTTTAGTGTATTTGGAACCTCAGCATTTGATATGATTAACGGATGGAGCTCCTACAATGATGAATTCGGAAATGTGTTTACTTCAATGTTCGTTTTTTTTGAATCTTTCGCTTTCCCTGACATTACAAGTATTGTCGTAATTCTGCTTTTGATTAGCTTCCTTGTGACCTCTGTGGACTCGGCAATTTTCGTTTTAAGCATGTTTACCGATAAGGGAAAACAGGAACCCTCCAGGATCTACCGTTTGGCATGGGCAATTCTTCTGTTTCTTTTTTGTGAAGCTATTATCGTTCTGGGACAGGTACAACAAGGCTCGAATGTGCTTACAGCCATGCAGAAATTTCTAATTATTACTTCCCTTCCATTTGCGTTTCTTACAGTGTTTCTTTTAGCTATAACGGTTAGAAAATTAACAAAAAAACCATTCATCTAA
- the ffh gene encoding signal recognition particle protein has protein sequence MFDNLSDKLDNALHVLKGHGQITEVNVAETLKEVRRALVDADVNYKIAKEFTNTVKEKALGQDVLTALKPGQMMVKLVKDELTELMGGEAAGINLSGDPSVILMSGLQGSGKTTFSGKLANFLKNKKTKKPLLVACDVYRPAAINQLHVVGEQVGVEVFSDEGNQDPVAISKAAIAYAKENGHNVVIIDTAGRLAVDEAMMTEISNIHEAIQPQETLFVVDSMTGQDAVNTAKTFNERLDFDGVILTKLDGDTRGGAAISIKSVVNKPIKFIGTGEKMDAMDIFYPSRMADRILGMGDVVSLVERAQEQYDEEEARKLQKKIAKNKFGFDDFLNQLQQIKKMGSMKDLMGMIPGAGKMLKDVDIDDDAFKGIEAIIHSMTPDERSEPKIINASRKKRIAKGSGTSVQEVNQLLKQFNQMGKMMKMMQGGGGRKMMQMMKGMK, from the coding sequence ATGTTTGATAATTTAAGCGATAAGTTAGATAATGCCTTACATGTATTAAAAGGGCACGGACAAATTACCGAGGTAAACGTTGCCGAAACTCTTAAAGAGGTTAGGCGTGCGTTGGTAGATGCCGATGTTAACTATAAGATTGCCAAGGAATTCACGAATACAGTGAAAGAAAAAGCTCTTGGGCAAGACGTGTTGACGGCACTTAAGCCAGGCCAGATGATGGTGAAGCTCGTTAAAGATGAGCTTACCGAATTAATGGGTGGTGAAGCCGCCGGAATCAATTTATCGGGCGATCCTTCTGTAATTCTAATGTCTGGATTGCAGGGTAGTGGTAAAACCACTTTTTCCGGTAAACTGGCAAATTTCCTGAAGAATAAGAAAACTAAAAAACCATTATTGGTTGCCTGTGATGTTTATCGTCCGGCAGCGATCAATCAGCTTCACGTAGTTGGAGAACAGGTTGGCGTTGAAGTGTTTTCGGATGAAGGGAATCAGGATCCGGTTGCGATTTCAAAAGCAGCTATCGCTTATGCAAAAGAGAATGGACATAATGTAGTGATCATTGATACCGCCGGTCGACTAGCTGTGGACGAGGCGATGATGACTGAAATTTCGAATATTCACGAAGCGATTCAACCTCAGGAAACACTTTTCGTAGTAGACTCCATGACTGGTCAGGATGCTGTGAATACAGCTAAGACCTTTAACGAGCGTCTGGATTTTGATGGTGTGATCCTTACAAAATTAGATGGTGATACCAGAGGTGGTGCGGCGATCTCCATTAAATCTGTAGTTAACAAGCCTATCAAGTTTATTGGTACAGGTGAGAAAATGGATGCGATGGATATCTTCTATCCTTCCCGTATGGCCGACAGGATATTGGGAATGGGAGATGTCGTGTCTCTTGTGGAACGTGCCCAGGAGCAGTATGATGAGGAAGAGGCAAGAAAGCTTCAAAAGAAAATTGCCAAGAATAAATTCGGTTTTGATGACTTTTTAAACCAGTTACAACAGATCAAGAAAATGGGGTCAATGAAAGACCTTATGGGAATGATCCCTGGTGCAGGAAAAATGCTGAAGGATGTTGATATAGATGATGATGCTTTTAAAGGGATTGAGGCAATTATACATTCTATGACTCCGGATGAAAGAAGTGAGCCAAAGATCATAAATGCAAGCAGAAAGAAAAGAATTGCCAAAGGTTCGGGAACTTCAGTTCAGGAAGTGAATCAATTACTGAAGCAATTCAATCAAATGGGTAAAATGATGAAGATGATGCAAGGTGGTGGTGGCCGAAAAATGATGCAAATGATGAAGGGAATGAAATAG
- a CDS encoding SDR family oxidoreductase, translated as MRILLTGANGYIGMRLLPQLLENGHEVVCAVRNKDRFSSNEDLKEKVEIVEIDFLKDSQAPSPIKNIDVTFYLIHSMTGSNKDFDKEEATSAKNFNAMMADTSVNQVIYLSGIINEEKLSKHLQSRKRVEELLYKGNFNLTVLRAAIIVGSGSSSFEIIRDLCEKLPVMVTPKWVNTRCQPIAVRNIIQYLTGVIGKEECYNESFDVGGPDVLTYREMMEQYSRIRNLKLWIISVPVMSPKLSSYWLYFVTSTSYRLAQNLVDSMSVEVITKDTRLQEILKIKPIHYEDAIKQAFYKIEQNEVISSWKDSLSSGRFKRDLNKYIQIPKYGCLQDKKSVKVENPEEVLERIWAIGGITGWYYGNWLWKVRGYLDKIAGGVGLRRGRTHPSKIKAGDSLDFWRVLLADKKERRLLLFAEMKVPGEAWLEFRIDDKNTLHQNATFRPRGLIGRAYWYAMYPFHYFIFEGMINKIAKPLKKN; from the coding sequence ATGCGCATTTTACTTACTGGAGCTAACGGATATATCGGGATGCGTTTATTACCTCAGCTCCTGGAAAACGGCCATGAAGTTGTTTGTGCCGTAAGAAATAAAGATCGTTTTTCCTCTAACGAGGACCTTAAGGAAAAGGTTGAGATCGTAGAAATAGATTTCCTTAAAGATTCCCAAGCGCCATCACCAATTAAGAACATCGATGTCACGTTTTATCTGATACATTCCATGACCGGATCTAACAAGGATTTCGATAAGGAGGAAGCCACATCTGCAAAGAACTTCAATGCTATGATGGCAGACACTTCCGTAAATCAGGTGATCTACTTAAGCGGAATAATAAATGAAGAAAAACTCTCCAAACATCTACAATCGCGAAAACGAGTTGAAGAATTACTTTATAAAGGTAATTTTAATTTAACTGTATTAAGAGCAGCAATTATAGTAGGTTCGGGAAGCTCTTCTTTTGAGATCATAAGAGATCTATGCGAAAAATTACCGGTTATGGTTACCCCTAAATGGGTAAATACCAGATGCCAGCCAATTGCTGTTAGAAATATCATTCAATATCTAACCGGAGTTATTGGTAAGGAAGAATGCTATAATGAGTCCTTTGATGTTGGCGGTCCCGATGTACTTACCTATCGGGAGATGATGGAGCAATATTCGAGAATTAGGAACCTCAAATTATGGATCATTAGCGTACCGGTGATGTCTCCTAAATTAAGTTCTTACTGGCTGTATTTTGTCACCTCAACGTCTTACAGACTCGCACAGAATCTTGTTGATAGCATGTCTGTAGAAGTGATCACAAAAGACACCCGATTACAGGAAATACTAAAAATTAAACCCATTCACTATGAAGATGCTATAAAACAGGCCTTTTATAAGATAGAACAGAATGAAGTGATTTCCAGCTGGAAAGATTCTTTAAGCAGCGGAAGGTTTAAAAGGGACCTCAATAAATATATTCAAATCCCTAAATATGGCTGCTTGCAGGATAAAAAGTCGGTTAAAGTTGAAAACCCCGAAGAGGTTCTAGAAAGGATATGGGCTATAGGTGGAATTACCGGCTGGTATTATGGAAACTGGCTTTGGAAGGTCCGGGGATATTTAGACAAAATAGCCGGAGGTGTTGGATTAAGGCGAGGTCGCACACACCCATCAAAGATCAAAGCCGGAGATTCTCTGGACTTCTGGAGAGTCCTTCTGGCTGACAAAAAAGAAAGAAGATTGTTACTATTTGCAGAAATGAAAGTTCCCGGTGAAGCCTGGCTGGAATTCCGTATTGACGATAAAAACACACTTCACCAAAATGCCACCTTCAGACCCCGGGGTCTCATTGGAAGAGCTTACTGGTATGCCATGTACCCATTTCATTACTTTATTTTTGAGGGAATGATCAACAAAATTGCCAAGCCTCTGAAAAAGAATTAG
- the rluF gene encoding 23S rRNA pseudouridine(2604) synthase RluF: MSEEVRINKYLSQLGYCSRREADKLIDQGRITINGKVPEMGTKVTPGDDVAVDGKSVSKAELKEPNVYLAFNKPVGIVCTTDTRVEKDNIIDYINYPKRIFPIGRLDKPSEGLIFLTNDGDIVNKILRARNNHEKEYVVAVNKPITSDFIKKMSAGVPILDTVTRKCEVEKLSRHTFRIVLTQGLNRQIRRMCEFLNYEVTSLKRIRIMNVTLDIPVGEWRELTEEELKTINDLLEDSRKTEEASKLDHSDVSPKTSSNKPKRPKRPRKTKS, encoded by the coding sequence ATGTCAGAAGAAGTTCGAATTAATAAGTATTTAAGTCAGTTAGGATATTGCTCAAGACGGGAAGCCGATAAATTAATTGATCAGGGCAGAATTACAATTAATGGAAAGGTGCCGGAAATGGGCACGAAAGTTACTCCCGGTGACGATGTAGCCGTAGATGGAAAATCTGTTTCTAAAGCAGAATTAAAAGAACCTAATGTTTACCTGGCTTTTAATAAACCGGTAGGGATTGTTTGCACTACAGACACCAGAGTAGAAAAAGATAATATCATAGATTATATAAATTACCCAAAAAGGATCTTCCCTATTGGGCGTTTAGACAAACCCAGTGAAGGGCTTATTTTTTTGACAAACGACGGAGATATAGTCAACAAGATTCTTCGCGCCAGAAACAATCACGAAAAGGAATATGTGGTCGCCGTTAACAAGCCTATTACTTCAGATTTTATAAAAAAGATGTCCGCAGGTGTTCCAATCCTAGACACTGTAACCCGAAAATGCGAAGTAGAAAAACTTAGCAGACATACCTTTCGTATCGTTCTTACTCAAGGCCTGAACCGGCAAATTAGGAGAATGTGTGAATTTTTAAACTATGAGGTTACTTCCCTGAAAAGGATCAGGATCATGAACGTGACACTGGATATTCCTGTTGGGGAATGGCGTGAACTTACCGAAGAGGAATTAAAAACCATCAATGATCTCCTCGAGGATTCAAGAAAAACCGAAGAGGCTTCTAAACTTGATCATTCTGATGTTTCTCCAAAGACGAGTTCTAATAAACCTAAAAGGCCTAAAAGACCCCGAAAGACCAAATCTTAA
- a CDS encoding VOC family protein, translating into MKIQPFHLAIPVSDLEKCRKFYKETLGCGEGRSSDHWVDFNFFGHQLVIHYKAPEETSAVISNPVDGKDVPVPHFGVVLEWDVFHEFAKILKSKEIDFIIEPYIRFEGKPGEQATMFFKDPSGNALEFKAFKNMDQLFAK; encoded by the coding sequence ATGAAGATCCAACCTTTTCATCTGGCAATACCTGTTTCAGATCTGGAAAAATGTAGAAAATTTTATAAAGAAACACTGGGTTGCGGAGAAGGAAGAAGTAGTGATCACTGGGTAGATTTCAATTTTTTTGGTCACCAACTGGTGATCCACTATAAGGCTCCGGAAGAAACATCCGCCGTCATCTCAAATCCTGTGGATGGTAAAGATGTTCCCGTACCACACTTTGGAGTAGTATTGGAGTGGGATGTTTTTCATGAATTTGCAAAAATTTTAAAAAGTAAGGAAATAGATTTTATAATTGAGCCATATATTCGGTTTGAAGGCAAACCAGGAGAGCAGGCAACCATGTTCTTTAAAGATCCCAGCGGAAATGCTTTAGAGTTCAAAGCCTTTAAAAATATGGATCAGCTTTTTGCAAAATAA
- a CDS encoding YkvA family protein — protein MIDDMFGKKKKEIDEDFVKTEVTKIDDGDVNVAMRNHEEIADKIINSNMLKKYAELGKVMYGMLRDYRKGIYTDVPWFTIASIAFSFLYILNPLDIVPDFIPGLGYIDDFAVLTFALRFIESDLHSYLDWKLENSETEAV, from the coding sequence ATGATAGATGATATGTTCGGAAAAAAGAAAAAAGAAATAGATGAAGATTTCGTAAAGACCGAAGTGACTAAAATTGATGACGGAGATGTAAATGTAGCCATGAGAAATCATGAGGAAATTGCAGATAAGATCATCAACTCCAATATGCTTAAGAAGTATGCAGAACTGGGAAAAGTGATGTATGGAATGCTTAGAGATTACCGCAAAGGTATTTATACCGATGTCCCATGGTTTACAATAGCATCTATCGCATTTTCATTTTTATATATTTTAAATCCATTAGATATAGTACCAGACTTTATCCCGGGATTGGGCTATATAGATGATTTTGCAGTGTTAACATTCGCACTTCGCTTTATTGAATCTGATCTCCACAGTTATCTGGATTGGAAACTTGAAAATTCAGAAACCGAAGCGGTATAG
- a CDS encoding RNA polymerase sigma factor, with translation MKVIQLFKNESSLIGKAAVGNRKAQQRIYDMYSPKMLSVCRQYIKDLHHAEEVMLNGFYKVFKHLPNFKSEGSFEGWIRKIMIREAISFLRQYKKLNFTDEGKYEFVPIGNNIQSEMNVAEIQAVIDDLPEGYKMVFILYAVEGYKHSEIAGMLDITEGTSKSQLFKARKMLQEKLKIINSSVYGIK, from the coding sequence GTGAAAGTTATACAGCTTTTTAAAAATGAATCAAGCTTGATCGGGAAGGCCGCGGTGGGTAACCGAAAAGCCCAGCAAAGGATCTATGACATGTATTCGCCTAAAATGTTAAGTGTGTGCAGGCAGTATATTAAAGATCTGCATCATGCAGAAGAGGTCATGCTAAATGGTTTTTATAAGGTTTTTAAACATTTGCCGAATTTTAAGTCTGAAGGCAGTTTTGAAGGCTGGATAAGAAAGATAATGATAAGAGAAGCGATCTCTTTTCTGAGGCAATATAAAAAGTTGAATTTCACTGATGAGGGTAAATACGAATTCGTTCCGATTGGAAATAATATTCAGTCGGAAATGAATGTTGCCGAGATTCAAGCTGTGATAGACGACTTGCCAGAAGGTTATAAGATGGTCTTCATACTTTATGCAGTAGAAGGTTACAAGCATTCCGAAATAGCAGGAATGCTGGATATAACTGAAGGGACTTCGAAATCGCAATTATTTAAAGCCCGTAAGATGCTTCAGGAGAAATTGAAAATTATTAATTCATCGGTTTATGGTATCAAATAG
- a CDS encoding AI-2E family transporter, whose protein sequence is MDRIKPSLVRQIFVLLLILFLTVLITKEILPYLSGILGAVTLYVLLKRWMKILITRGWKAPLAATLLMTASFVCILIPVSLIAFMLTSKIGKAVANSERVLSALKKQLNNAETYLDYNLSESIDTTSVTNWVSTNLQNLAGGTFNAFIAIGIMYFMLYYMLTNRHSMRDSMIAYIPLGKDNLKIIGEESDNLVKSNALGIPLVAFVQGIIALIGYLIFGVPDPFFWFVITAIGSMIPFIGTAIGIIPVAILLFSQGNDWQAVAILIYGFVVVGATDNIIRLYVLEKLASVHPLITLFGVIVGVPLFGFIGLIFGPLLISLFLLILKIYKKEYGNSLDRL, encoded by the coding sequence ATGGATAGAATTAAACCGTCTTTAGTACGCCAGATCTTTGTGCTGCTACTAATTCTGTTTCTTACGGTTTTAATCACGAAAGAGATCCTTCCCTATCTTTCCGGAATACTGGGAGCAGTTACTTTATACGTCCTTTTAAAAAGATGGATGAAGATCTTGATCACCAGAGGCTGGAAGGCGCCTCTTGCAGCAACATTATTGATGACTGCCTCATTTGTTTGCATCTTGATCCCGGTGTCACTCATCGCGTTCATGCTCACCTCTAAAATAGGTAAAGCCGTTGCTAATTCAGAAAGAGTGCTTAGCGCTCTGAAGAAACAATTAAATAATGCTGAGACCTACCTTGATTATAATCTAAGCGAAAGTATAGATACCACATCTGTGACCAACTGGGTGTCTACTAATCTCCAGAATCTGGCAGGCGGAACCTTTAATGCGTTTATCGCCATCGGGATCATGTATTTCATGTTATACTATATGCTAACCAACAGGCATTCCATGAGAGATTCTATGATCGCCTATATCCCGCTTGGTAAGGATAATCTAAAGATAATTGGAGAGGAAAGTGACAATCTGGTTAAATCCAATGCTCTTGGAATTCCCTTAGTAGCATTTGTACAGGGAATTATTGCACTAATAGGATATCTCATATTTGGAGTGCCTGACCCATTCTTTTGGTTCGTAATCACCGCTATTGGGAGTATGATCCCTTTTATTGGTACTGCAATAGGTATTATTCCTGTAGCAATTCTACTGTTTTCTCAGGGCAACGACTGGCAGGCTGTCGCAATTTTAATATATGGATTTGTAGTGGTTGGTGCCACAGATAATATTATACGACTTTATGTTCTCGAAAAACTGGCAAGTGTCCACCCATTAATCACCCTTTTTGGCGTGATCGTTGGGGTACCACTTTTTGGTTTTATAGGATTAATTTTTGGACCATTGTTAATTTCCCTGTTTCTCCTTATTTTGAAAATTTATAAAAAGGAATATGGAAATTCTCTAGACAGATTATAG
- the argS gene encoding arginine--tRNA ligase, producing the protein MNIEQLLASKVKEAINKHYEVEPENIEFQPTRKDFEGDITLVVFPMLKQIKTNPAKLAETIGNHLKDEVEEVADFNVVKGFLNIVISDRFYINFFNRVKDNEEFGIIPPQSDASGIMVEYSSPNTNKPLHLGHIRNNLLGYSVSEILKANGNKVHKVQVINDRGIHICKSMIAWEKFGNGETPESTGLKGDKLVGNYYVKFDQEYKKEIAQLIEEGKTEEQAKAEAPIFVAAQDMLRKWEANDPEVVALWSKMNQWVYDGFEKTYNSLGVDFDKNYYESETYLLGKDNVQKGLEEGVFFKKEDGSVWIDLSDEGLDEKIVLRSDGTAVYMTQDIGTAIQRFKDFDINQMVYTVGNEQEYHFKVLFLILKKLGYDWAESLYHLSYGMVDLPSGKMKSREGTVVDADDLIKEMADTAKNISEELGKLDGYSESEKEELYRIIGLGALKYYILKVDPRKRILFNPEESVDFQGNTGPFIQYTYARIQSILRKADFDTSKSLASDFKFHEKEKELIKQVQLFPETVGLAAENHSPALIANYTYELVKSFNSFYQNVPILGIDEEDEKIFRVQLSRLVANVIKSGFKLLGIEVPERM; encoded by the coding sequence ATGAACATAGAACAATTACTGGCATCAAAAGTTAAAGAAGCTATCAATAAACATTATGAGGTAGAGCCTGAAAATATTGAGTTTCAACCTACCCGTAAGGATTTTGAAGGCGATATTACTTTGGTCGTTTTTCCAATGCTCAAGCAGATAAAGACCAATCCTGCAAAACTCGCAGAAACGATTGGGAATCATCTTAAAGATGAGGTGGAGGAAGTTGCAGACTTTAATGTGGTGAAAGGCTTTCTGAATATCGTGATTAGTGATAGGTTTTATATCAATTTTTTCAATAGGGTAAAGGATAATGAAGAATTCGGAATAATCCCTCCACAGAGTGATGCCAGTGGTATCATGGTGGAGTACTCATCACCAAACACAAATAAGCCACTGCATTTAGGGCATATAAGAAATAACTTGTTGGGATATTCTGTTTCCGAAATTTTAAAAGCCAATGGAAATAAGGTTCATAAGGTTCAGGTAATTAACGATCGTGGGATACATATTTGTAAATCCATGATCGCGTGGGAAAAGTTTGGAAATGGTGAAACACCAGAGTCTACAGGATTAAAAGGAGATAAATTGGTTGGAAATTATTACGTAAAATTTGACCAGGAGTACAAGAAAGAGATCGCTCAGTTAATTGAGGAAGGAAAGACTGAAGAGCAGGCAAAAGCTGAAGCACCTATTTTTGTAGCGGCTCAGGATATGCTTAGAAAATGGGAGGCGAACGATCCTGAAGTAGTAGCCCTTTGGAGTAAGATGAATCAATGGGTTTATGATGGTTTTGAAAAAACCTATAATTCTCTGGGTGTAGATTTCGATAAGAATTATTACGAAAGTGAAACCTATCTTCTGGGTAAGGATAATGTTCAGAAGGGACTTGAAGAAGGCGTTTTCTTTAAAAAGGAAGATGGAAGCGTATGGATTGACCTAAGCGACGAGGGGCTGGATGAGAAGATCGTTTTGAGAAGTGATGGTACTGCGGTGTATATGACTCAGGATATTGGTACAGCTATTCAGAGGTTCAAAGATTTTGATATCAATCAAATGGTTTATACTGTTGGAAATGAACAGGAGTACCATTTTAAAGTTCTTTTCCTTATTCTGAAAAAGCTAGGTTATGATTGGGCAGAATCGCTTTATCATCTTAGTTATGGAATGGTGGATCTTCCTTCCGGAAAAATGAAAAGCCGTGAGGGAACCGTTGTGGATGCCGATGATCTTATAAAAGAAATGGCAGATACTGCTAAGAATATCTCTGAAGAATTAGGAAAACTTGACGGGTATTCTGAAAGTGAAAAGGAGGAATTGTACAGGATTATCGGTTTAGGAGCCTTGAAATATTATATCTTAAAGGTAGACCCACGAAAGAGAATTCTATTTAATCCTGAAGAATCTGTGGATTTCCAAGGTAATACGGGGCCATTTATTCAATATACCTATGCAAGAATTCAATCTATCTTAAGAAAAGCTGATTTTGATACCTCTAAGTCACTGGCTTCAGATTTCAAATTTCACGAGAAAGAAAAAGAGTTGATAAAACAGGTTCAGTTATTCCCTGAAACCGTTGGGCTGGCTGCCGAGAATCATTCCCCGGCGCTTATCGCCAATTATACTTACGAACTGGTGAAGTCTTTTAATTCATTTTATCAGAATGTACCTATTCTTGGAATAGACGAGGAGGATGAAAAGATCTTCAGAGTTCAATTGTCCCGATTGGTAGCGAATGTTATTAAATCTGGATTCAAATTACTGGGAATAGAAGTTCCGGAAAGAATGTAA
- a CDS encoding bifunctional 5,10-methylenetetrahydrofolate dehydrogenase/5,10-methenyltetrahydrofolate cyclohydrolase, translated as MTILDGKKISNDIKDEITAEVAKIKKRGEKVPHLAAIIVGNDGASLTYVNSKVKSCKRVGFESSLYRLPNTVSELELLDKIEELNQNDDIDGFIVQLPLPPQIDTQKVLNAVDPDKDVDGFHPTNFGKMALDMTTFIPATPFGILELLERYDIPTKGKHTVVIGRSYIVGRPMSILMGRSGFPGNSTVTLTHEFTKNITQVTSQADIIIIAVGIPDFLKAEMIKDDAVIIDVGITRVPDDSKEKGYVIKGDVDFENVSKRAGYITPVPGGVGPMTVSMLLKNTLLARERHKKRALENKIK; from the coding sequence ATGACCATTCTTGACGGTAAAAAAATCAGTAATGATATCAAAGATGAGATCACTGCTGAGGTTGCCAAAATTAAAAAACGAGGGGAGAAAGTTCCCCATCTTGCAGCGATTATCGTAGGTAATGATGGAGCAAGTTTAACTTATGTGAATAGTAAGGTAAAGTCCTGTAAGAGGGTGGGTTTTGAATCTTCACTATACAGACTTCCAAATACTGTAAGTGAGCTGGAGCTTCTAGACAAGATAGAAGAGCTTAATCAGAATGATGATATCGATGGATTTATTGTTCAGCTGCCATTGCCTCCGCAAATTGATACTCAAAAAGTCCTAAATGCTGTAGATCCGGATAAAGATGTAGATGGGTTCCATCCAACCAACTTTGGGAAGATGGCTCTGGATATGACAACCTTTATTCCTGCAACACCGTTTGGTATTTTAGAGCTGCTGGAACGATATGACATTCCAACCAAGGGCAAGCATACCGTGGTAATTGGAAGAAGTTATATTGTTGGAAGACCCATGAGCATACTTATGGGACGTAGCGGTTTCCCCGGAAACTCAACGGTTACCTTAACCCATGAGTTTACCAAAAATATTACACAGGTTACTTCTCAGGCAGATATTATTATCATTGCTGTTGGAATACCTGATTTCCTTAAAGCAGAAATGATCAAAGATGATGCAGTCATCATTGATGTTGGAATTACCAGGGTTCCTGATGATTCAAAAGAAAAAGGATATGTGATTAAAGGGGATGTAGATTTTGAAAATGTAAGTAAACGCGCAGGATACATTACTCCGGTACCCGGAGGAGTTGGTCCTATGACAGTGTCTATGTTATTAAAGAATACACTTCTTGCGAGAGAAAGGCACAAAAAGAGAGCTTTGGAAAATAAGATAAAATGA